In Candidatus Palauibacter scopulicola, the sequence CGGCGTCTTCACCCGGCACCAGGTGCTCGTGAATACGGGGCTGATGCTGTTCGCGGGACACGAAACGACGATGAACCTGATCTGCAACGGGCTCCGCGCCTTCATCGAGCATCCCGCGCAGTGGGACAGGCTGAGGGCGGACCCGGACCGCTTCGCCAGGACCGCGACCGAGGAGTGTCTCCGCTTCGATCCGCCGGTGAAGTCGACCCAGCGAATCGTCGCGCAGGAAGCCGAACTGTGCGGGAAGACGCTGTCGCCCGGAGAGCGGATCCGCTGGATCATCGCGGCGGCGAACCGGGACCCCGCCGTGTTCGAGGACCCGGACCGCTTCGATATCGGGCGCCAGCCGAACCCGCATCTCTCCTTCGGGTCGGGGATCCACTACTGCCTCGGGGTCGCGCTCGCGCGCATGGAGGGACAGGAAGTGTTCCGCGGGCTGGCGCGCCGCTTCGAGCGGTTCGCGCTCGACACGGATGAACTGCGTTACCAGCCGAGCATCCAGTTCCGCTCCATCGAATCCATGCCCGTGACATGGTGAGGTCCACATGGTGAGGATCGAAGTCGATCACGGGCTCTGCGTCGGCAACGCGATGTGCGTGGCCACCGCGCCGGGCGTGTTCGCGCACAACGAGAACCGCCAGTCGACCGTCGTCGACGCCGAGGGCGACCCCGCCGCGCTCGTCCTGGAGGCGGCCGCGAACTGTCCCGTGAGCGCGATCCGTGTGATGGATTCCGAGACGGGGCGGACGATGTTCCCGCCGGAGGGGCGCGGGAGACGTGTGACAGGGGGATGATCCAGTGACGCGAACCATGAGCGTGCCGGGCGGGAGCTCGGAAGCACGGAAGCGGACGACGTTCGACCTCGTGGCGATGAAGGCGCGCGGCGAGAAGATCGTCGCCATCACCGCCTACGACGCGCTCTTCTCATCGCTCGTGGACGCCGCCGGCGTGGACCTGATTCTCGTCGGCGACTCCCTGGCGAGCGTCCTGTGCGGCGAGGAGACGACGCTTTCCGCCACGGTGGAGCAGATGACGTACCACGGCCGGATCGTGACGCGCGGGGCGGCGCGCGCCTTCGTCGTCGTCGACATGCCCTTCCTCAGCTACCAGGTCTCGCCCGCGGAGGCCGTGCGAAACGCGGGCAACATCCTCAAGCACACCGGAGCCGGCGCCGTGAAGCTCGAGGGCGGGTTCGAGGTCGTCGACGCGGTGCGGGCGATCATCCGGGCGGGGATTCCGGCGATGGGCCACCTCGGGTTCACGCCGCAGTCGGTGCACGCGCTCGGGGGACACCGGATTCAGGGGAAGGATGAAGAGGCGGCGGCCCGGCTGGTGGAGGAAGCCGTCGCCCTGGAGGAGGCGGGCGTCTTCTCCATCGTCCTCGAGTTGATGCCGACCGCCGCGGCCCGGCGAGTGACGGAGGCCGTCTCCGTGCCGACGATCGGGATCGGAGCCGGGCCGGACTGCGACGGACAGGTGCTCGTGCTGCACGACATGCTCGGCCTGAACGAAGGGTTCAGCGCCCGCTTCCTGAAGCGATACGCCGAACTCGGGAAGGCCACGCGGGAGGCCGTCGCGCGCTACGCCGAGGAAGTGCGGGCGGGAAGCTATCCCGCGGCGGAACACGGCTACGAATCGACCGGGGACGGGGATTGAGCGACGTGGCGGTGCTCGTGCTCTTCCTCACTTCCGGCGCAGGTGCGAAGATATCCGGGCAGGCACTTCCCGTGGACGGACACGCGGAGGGCCTGAGTTCCGGCGCGGACACGGGCGCGGACACGGGCAGCGACCCCAGCGGCGAATAGCGGGAGAAGGACGACATGCGAGCTGCATGGTACACGAAACTGGGGTCGGCGGCCGACGTGCTGGAGGTGGGGGAGCGGGAGATGCCGGTGCCCGGCCCCGGCGAAGTTCGGGTCCGCGTACGCACCTCCGGAATCAACCCCGTCGACGTGAAGCGGCGGGCCGGCGGCCGCGGCGCGCTCGACTCCACGCTCGTGGTGCCGCACTTCGACGGCGCCGGGGTCATCGACCAGGTGGGGGACGGCGTCGATGCCGGACGGCTCGGCAACCGCGTCTGGATCTACGAGGCGCAGTGGGGGGGCAACCTCGGCACCGCGGCGGAGTTCGCCACCGTCCCCGAGTCCCGGGCCGTCCACCTCCCCGCGAACGCGACGTTCATGGATGGCGCGTGTCTCGGCATCCCCGCCCTGACCGCGCACCGCTGCGTGTACGCCGACGGTCCCGTCGAGGGGCAGACCGTGCTCGTGACCGGCGGCGCGGGCGCGGTCGGCGCCTATGCGGTCCAGTGCGCCAGGCTGGGCGGCGCCCGGGTCCTCTCCACCGTGAGCGCGGACGAGAAGGTGCGGATCGCCCGGGCGGCGGGTGCGGACGTCGTCATCAACTATCGTGAGGAAGATGTCCCGGCCCGCGTCGCGGAACTGACCGAAGGAGAGGGCGTCGACCGCATCGTCGAGGTCGAAATGGGCGGGAATCTCGACGCCTCGATCGCGATGCTGAAGGCCAACGGGGTGATCTCCGCCTACGCCTCGGAGGGCGAACCCCAGCCGGCCGTCCCCTTCTACACCCTCCTCTACAAGAACCTCACCGTGCGCTTCGAACTCGTCTTCCTCATGCCCGAGGAGGCGAAGCAGAAGGCCGTGGAGGATCTCACCAAGTGGCTGACCGAAGGGGAACTGAAGCACACGGTGGCGGAGCGCTTCGCGCTCGAAAACATCGTGGCCGCCCACGAGGCGGTGGAATCCGGCCCCCTCGGCAAGGTCCTGATCGACCTCGGTATCTGAACAAAGGCGACAGTCCGGTTGCCCCTGACCGGCAGGAAGCCCTTGCCGGATTCTCCGATACCGATACCTTGTATCTCAAGGTACATTGTACTTCGTGGTATGGGTCATCGAAATCGGGGTTCGAATGAAGAGCCGTGTTTGAGCTGGACACCGGGGTCGCGAGTTGGCGCAGGCGTCTCGAACGCAGGACGTCTCTCTCACCCCGCGAACTGGACGAACTCGAGGATCACCTGCGTGCGCGCGTCGACCTGGAGTTGGAACTGAACCCGGCGCTCACTCCCTACCCGGCGCTGGTGATCGCTCGCGAGGGTCTCGGCGCGCCGGCGGCGCTCGCTAGGGAGTTCACCAGGGCCGGCCGGCCTTGGTGGCGATATCTCCTGCTGGCGGGATGCGCGATGTACGGAGTGTCGCTTTTTCTGCCGATTGCCGGGCCCGCAGCACTTCAAATCGCGTACAATAAAGTGCCGTGGTCGGCCCCCGCTCACGAGTGGTTGCACCATGCGATCGTGGACGGATGGATTCTCCCTCTGATCCCCACTCTGGCCATGGCCATGACCTTGCCGGCCCTCCTGTATTCATGGCGGTCGAGAGTGCGATGGCTCACCTGGACCATCGGCGCGTTTGGCGTCTCCGCCCTCGGATTCGGCGTGGCCAGCCTCCTGGACGGATCAGCCGTCACCACCGCTGGTGAGATCACGGTTCTTCCCTATCTCGGCCTCGGGTACTGGGCATGGTCCGCGGCGCATGTGCTTGTGGCGGCAGCCCTCCTGCTTCGCGGCCGCGCGTGGGCCTCCACCCGCTCGGAGACAAGGAGAGCACGGTATGTTTGAGCTGGCTCGGCTGAGGCCGATCACACGGGCGTGTCGGTGCGCTGCGGCATTGCTGTCCGGAACGGCGTTCGTCGCATGCGCTGACGGCGCAGACGTAGATGGCGCAGACGCAGAGGGCGATCCGTCGTCCCCTGCGATTGAGCTATCGGCGTCGGCCATCGAGGTGCTGGGCACGTCCGACTCCCTCGCGGTGGTCCGGGACCTCGAGGTTCTGGCCGACGGTTCCGTGTGGGTGCTGAATTCGCAGGAGCCGTACTTCGTGGGATTCGGTGCGGATGGCGAATCCCTCGGCGCCCACGGATCGGCCGGCGGGGGACCTGACGAGTTTCCGATGCCCTCGGCCTTCGTCGCGGGAGGATGGGCGGGCGAGGCATGGGTCCTCGACCTCCTGCACCATGCGCTGATACGGATCTCGCGACCCGACGCCGGCCGGGAGGAGTTCTCCCTTCTGTCCACGGCGGTCCCCCGGGGCACCGTGCGAAGCGGCATGAGCATGCTGGACCCCTCGGTGCGGACCGCACGCCTCGGCCGCGAGATCGTCGTGCCCCACTCGACCGCAACGATGGACGGGGGCGTGCTGCAGTTCCGTTACGGTCTCCTGGGAGCGGACCTGGTCGCCGTGGATCCGGAGACGGGCGGGACGCGAACCCTCGTGGCGCTCGGCGACGCCCTGGAGGATCCGTCCGGAGACTTCATCCAGAGCGACGGCGGTTTCCCCCTGTGGTACCGGTTGTGGGCTCCCTGCGGAGAGAATCTCGTGCGCGTGTACGACCGGGTCCGGAATCAACTGCGCGGGTTCGACGGATCCGGTGCCGAGGTGGACCCCATCGACCTTCCGCCCGTGCCCTTCACCGAGGTCACGCCGCGACAGTTTGCAGGAGCGGTGTTCGCGCTCCGGCAGGCCGAGGTGACGGGAGATGTCACGACCCGGCTTACCCCGGAGGACAGCCTCAGGCTCGTACGTCAGATGGCCGACATGGTGCAGGGGACCCCGCGCGAACTCGCGAGCTACCTCCCGCGTTACGTGGACTTCCGCTGCAGCGAAGATGGGACGATGTGGCTGCGTCCCATGGATCTCGACGCGGGCGGCCTGAGCGGCGGGCCCATGTGGCTGCGTATCGAGCCCGATGGCGCCGCGCGCGACGTGCGACTCCCCGACCGCTTCGACGCGCTTCGCTTCACCCCCTCCCGGATCTGGGGCGTGTCCCGGGATGAGTTCGATCGCCCGTCCGTGGCGTCCATCCCGCTCCCGACGCGCTGACGGCCTCCCCCGGACGTTCCCGCGGGAACGTCCGTTCAAGACCCCCCGCGCGAAATGCCCTTGCGTGAAACCATTCTTACTTACACCTTGTAGTACAAGGTACATTGTGTCTCATGGTATCAGGTCTCCGGCACAGGGTCTCCGGATGAAGAAGCCGGTTTACAAGGAGTTGGTGGCCGCGTCATCGCGCCCGATGGTGCTCTCCATCCTGTCGGGCGGCGAGACGTACGGGTACGAGATCCTCAAGCAGGTCCAGTTGCTCTCCGGCGGTGAACTCGAGTGGTCCGACGGGATGCTCTACCCCGTCCTGCACCGGCTGGAGCGTGACGGGCTCATCAAGGGCCGCTGGCAACTCACCGACGCGGGACGGCGTCGCAAGTACTACCGGCTGACGGGCCGCGGGAAGCGACAGCTCTCAACCGACAGGGAAAGCTGGCGGGCCGTCTACGGAGCGCTCCGGATGTCCTGGGGAGGCAGCCATGTTTGAGTTGGAGAACGAAGTCCGGCGGTGGCGGAGGGCACTGGATCGCCGGTCGTCGCTCGCGCCTCGCGAACTGGACGAACTCGAAGACCACCTGCGCGCCCGGGTCGACCTGGAATTGGAGTTGGACGCCGCCCTGTCCCCGACGGAAGCCTTCGCGATCGCCCGGCGAGACCTGGGGGAACCGAAGGCGCTCTCCAGGGAGTTCGCCCGGTCCGGCCGGCCCCGCTGGAAGCCTCTGCTTGCCGGCGCTCTTGCCCTCTACTCGGCTTCGCTACTGCTGCCCGTGCTACACATGCAACTGCTTCCGGCGTCGTGGGGCTTTGAAGCCTGGGTACCGCGCGGGTACGAGTTGCTTGCCGACATCGAGCTGCTGCCTCTGAACTTGCCGATGCTCCTGATGCTGCCTCTCATTTGGCGCAAGCCTCGATTAAAGGGCACGTGGCTCGCGGGAATCTTGGGAGTCATCGGTTTGTCGGCTCTCGGACTCGGCGTGGCTGCGGTGATCGACGGCGGATCTGATGCGCTGTCCTCGTTACGTCCCGGCTATTGGGCGTGGGCCGCCTCGTTCGTGTGCGCCTCCGCCGCCCTGTGGTTCCGCCGACGCGGCTGGGCATCCGCCCGCCCGAAGACGAGCATCGCGTAGCCCGGCGTACGTCATGTTTGAACTGGACAGAGAGGTACGGAACTGGCGGACCGAGCTCGAACACAGGTCGTCGCTCTCGGCTCGGGAACTGGATGAACTCGAAGATCACCTCCGCGCCCGCGTCACCCTCGAACTCGAGTTGAATCCGGTCCTGGCCCCCGCCGAGGCGCTGGCCATTGCGCGGGAAGAACTGGGCCAGCCGAACGCGATATCGAGGGAATTCGCGAGGGCAGGGCAGCCCCGCTGGCGGCAGGTGCTGTGGGCGGGGTGGAGCATGTACGTCGCGTCGTTCGTTCTTCCGGCGTTCAGCTTCTCGGGGGTAGTCGCCTCCCGTCCCGACGCCGATCTGACGATCTACGGCTACGAACTCCTCCCCGAAGTGATCGGGTTGATTCAGCGGACTCCCGGCGGGCTCTTTCCGCTGATCTTCCTGGTCCTACCGAGTTTCCTGATTCTCCCCAATCTGATCTTCCTGATGACTTCGTTGTCGTTCTGGCGTCCGCGCCCGGCGTGGAGATCGTGGACGTCGTGGCTTGTCGGGCTCACAGGTGCTTTCCTCTTGGTTCAAGGCCTTGTCCAGCTCGGCGACCTGGGTCCGGGAATGCAGGCGGGGGTCGGGTTCTGGGTCTGGTCCGCGTCATTCCTCGTTGTGGCCGGCGCCCTTTGGCTGCGGGGCCGGGAATGGTCGTCCCCCCGGCCGGAGCCGGCGAACGCGTGACTTGGCTACGACGTGGCCGATCCGCACGTTCCCGGGAGACAGTGATTCATGTGCCGGCGGATCACTTGCCCCCCGCCCGACACGCCGAAAGGCCTCGGGCGGGGTTATTTTTTCCAACCAGCCTATGATCCGTGAGCCTCCAGCCAAGCGCGCTGTCGCCTGTAGGATAACGCGCGGCTGGCCGGGCGATCTGCGTCGATGGTACATTTTCCAGTTGGTGTATCCTTGCGCCCCGCGGGGTGCGACGCGGTTGTCCGGAAGGGGCTTCGGCCATGCGAACATCGCTCTTGCTGCTGGTCGCAGCGGGTGTTCTCCCGAGTCCAGTCGTCGGTCAGGAGGCCGGCGCGGCGCGGGGCGCCGAGCATCCCCCGGCCAGTTGGCCGCAGCCGATCACACCGCCGATTACACAGCCGCTCGCACCGCTGACGGCGCCGGCACCGGCTCCCGCGGTCGACACGCTCTCCGTCGAAGTTGCGCAGGGCGTCGTGGCGGAGACCTGTCGGCGCTGCCACAACCCGCGGCGGGTCAGCGGGGGCATGTCGCTCGAGACCTTCGAGGTCACCGCGGCCTCCGACAATGCGGTCATCGCCGAGCGGATGGTGCGGAAGCTGCGGGCCGGCATGATGCCGCCCGTTGGCGTGCGCCGCCCGAGCCCTGACAGCCTGCGGACGCTTGCCGTAGTCCTCGAGTCCCGCCTGGACGCGGCGTGGGAGGCAAACCCGAACCCCGGGCGCCGGACTTTCCAGCGGCTGAACCGGGCCGAGTATTCGCGCTCGATCCAGGATCTCCTCGACCTGGACATCGACGCGGGCGACTACCTGCCGCTGGACACGAAGAGCGCGAACTTCGACAACATCGCCGACGTCCAGTTGCTCTCCCCGACGCTGATGGACGGGTACCTGCGCGCGGCGAGCGAGATCAGCCGGCTCGCCATCGGCGACCCGGAGGTCACGCCGAGCGAGGCCACCTTCCGGGTGTCGCGCTGGACCTCGCAGGCGGAGCACGTCGAGGGCACCCCGTACGGGAGCCGGGGCGGCGTCGCGGTGGACCACAACTTCCCGGCCGACGGGGAGTACGTCTTCCGCGTCTCCTTCCACCACGAGACGACTGGCGCCCTGTTCGGGAACGGCAAGGGCGCGCTGCACACGACCGATGAGCCCGAGCGGATCGAGATCTCGATCGACGGCGAGCGCGTCGCGCTCCTCTACATCGACCGCTGGATGCACGTCTCCGACCCGGACGGCGTGAACCTCCGGTCGGATCCCGTCTTCATCGAGGCGGGTCCGCGCCGGGTGGCGGCCGCCTTCATCCGCACCTTCGAGGGGCCGTCGCAGGACCTGATGTCGCCGCACGACTGGTCGATCGCGAGCACCAGCATCACCGACGCGTACGGGTTCACGACGCTGCCGCACCTGCGCGACCTGGCGGTCACGGGGCCGTTCGCTCCGGCCGGGATGTCGGCCACGCCGAGCCGCGAGCGGGTCTTCTCGTGCCGTCCCTCCACGCCGGAGGACGAGGCTTCGTGCGCGGAGGCGATCCTCTCGCGGCTGGGGACGAGGGCCTACCGCAGGCCGCTGACGGAAGACAACCTCGCCGCGCTCATGAATCTGTACCGCGCCGGGGCCGAGGCGGGCGGTTTCGAGGAGGGGATTCGGCTCGCGCTGGAGGGGATCCTCGCCAGCCCCCACTTCGTCTTCCGCTTCGAGGAACGTCCCGCGCGCGAAGCGGACGGGGTGTACGCGCTGGACGACTACGATCTCGCCTCGCGGCTCTCCTTCTTCCTCTGGGCCACGGGCCCGGACGACGAACTGCTGGAGACCGCCGCCGAGGGCCGGCTCTCCGACCCGGCCGTGCTCGACGCGCAGGTGCGCCGGATGCTGGGCGACCCGCGCGCCGAAGCCCTTGCCACGCGTTTCGCGGGACAGTGGTTCCGGCTGCAGGACCTCGAGGGGATGAACCCGGATGTCCGCCTCTACCCCGACTTCGACCAGCAACTCAAGGAGGCGATGCACCGCGAGACGGAACTCCTCTTCCACACGATCGTGCAGGAAGACCGCAGCCTGCTCGAACTGCTGACGGCCGACTACACGTTCGTGAACGAGCGCCTGGCGCGGCACTACGGCATCCCCGGCGTGACCGGGACGGACTTCCGGAGAGTCGAGATCGCCGAACCCGAGCGCCGCGGCGTGCTCGGACACGGCAGCATCCTCACCCTCACCTCGCACGCGAGCCGGACCTCCCCGGTCCTGCGCGGGAAGTGGGTGATGGAGGTGCTGCTCGGGACGCCGCCGCCTCCGCCCCCGCCGGACGTCTCCGACCTGGAGGCGACGCCGGAGGCCGAGGAGGGGCGGCTGCTCACGGTGCGGGAGCGGCTGGAGATGCACCGGGCCAGTCCCGCCTGCCGTTCGTGCCACCGCGTGATCGACCCGATCGGTCTCGCGCTGGAGTACTTCGACGGCACGGGGGCGCGGCGCATCAAGGACAGCGGGATGCCGATCGACGCACAGGGCGAACTCTACGACGGCACGCCGGTGACGAGCGCGGCGGATCTGCGCTCGGCGCTTCTCGCGCGGCCGGTGCCGCTCGTGCGCGCGTTCACGGAGAACCTCTTCGCCTACGCGCTGGGACGCCGGGTCGAGTACTACGACATGCCGACCGTGCGGTCCATCGCGCGGCAGGCCGCCGAACAGGACCACCGCATGTCCGCGTTCATCCTCGGCGTGGTCAACAGCCCGGCGTTCCGCTTGAAGGGGACCGAGGCCGTGGTCGACGACATGGAGGCGGAAAGCCAGGGATCCCAGGAGGACTGATGGAGTTCATCACAGGGAAACACCTCTCTCGCCGGACGTTCCTCCGGGGCGCGGGGGCGACCGTCGCCCTGCCGTTCCTCGACGCGATGGTGCCGGCGGGCCGGCTGTGGGCGCGGGAAGTGGCGGATCCGACGCGGCTCGTCTGCATCGAGATGGTGCATGGGTCGGCGGGGAGCAGCGGGTTCGGGGCGGCGCAGAACTACTGGTCGCCCGCGGCGACGGGCCGCGGCTTCGACCTGTCGCCGACCGCGCTCACTTCGCTCGAGCCGTACCGGGACTATCTCACCATCATCAGCGACACCGACGTGGAACCGGCCGAAGCCAGGCAGCCGAAGGAGATCGGCGGGGACCACTTCCGGTCGAGCGCCACGTTCCTCACGCAGGCGCACCCGAAGCAGACGGAGAGTTCGGACGTCTTCGTGGGGCCGTCGCTGGACCAGCTCTACGCGCACCGCTTCGGGCAGGACACGCCCATCCCGTCCATGCAGCTCTGTATCGAGAACGTGGACCAGGCGGGAGGCTGCGCGTACGGGTACGCGTGCGTCTACACGGACACGATCAGTTGGTCGTCGCCGACACAGCCGCTCCCGATGATCCGGGATCCGCGGGTCGCGTTCGACCAGCTCTTCGGGGCGGGCGGGACGCCGGAGGCGCGGGAGGCGCGGCAGCGCTCGA encodes:
- the panB gene encoding 3-methyl-2-oxobutanoate hydroxymethyltransferase translates to MTRTMSVPGGSSEARKRTTFDLVAMKARGEKIVAITAYDALFSSLVDAAGVDLILVGDSLASVLCGEETTLSATVEQMTYHGRIVTRGAARAFVVVDMPFLSYQVSPAEAVRNAGNILKHTGAGAVKLEGGFEVVDAVRAIIRAGIPAMGHLGFTPQSVHALGGHRIQGKDEEAAARLVEEAVALEEAGVFSIVLELMPTAAARRVTEAVSVPTIGIGAGPDCDGQVLVLHDMLGLNEGFSARFLKRYAELGKATREAVARYAEEVRAGSYPAAEHGYESTGDGD
- a CDS encoding helix-turn-helix transcriptional regulator encodes the protein MKKPVYKELVAASSRPMVLSILSGGETYGYEILKQVQLLSGGELEWSDGMLYPVLHRLERDGLIKGRWQLTDAGRRRKYYRLTGRGKRQLSTDRESWRAVYGALRMSWGGSHV
- a CDS encoding DUF1592 domain-containing protein; this encodes MRTSLLLLVAAGVLPSPVVGQEAGAARGAEHPPASWPQPITPPITQPLAPLTAPAPAPAVDTLSVEVAQGVVAETCRRCHNPRRVSGGMSLETFEVTAASDNAVIAERMVRKLRAGMMPPVGVRRPSPDSLRTLAVVLESRLDAAWEANPNPGRRTFQRLNRAEYSRSIQDLLDLDIDAGDYLPLDTKSANFDNIADVQLLSPTLMDGYLRAASEISRLAIGDPEVTPSEATFRVSRWTSQAEHVEGTPYGSRGGVAVDHNFPADGEYVFRVSFHHETTGALFGNGKGALHTTDEPERIEISIDGERVALLYIDRWMHVSDPDGVNLRSDPVFIEAGPRRVAAAFIRTFEGPSQDLMSPHDWSIASTSITDAYGFTTLPHLRDLAVTGPFAPAGMSATPSRERVFSCRPSTPEDEASCAEAILSRLGTRAYRRPLTEDNLAALMNLYRAGAEAGGFEEGIRLALEGILASPHFVFRFEERPAREADGVYALDDYDLASRLSFFLWATGPDDELLETAAEGRLSDPAVLDAQVRRMLGDPRAEALATRFAGQWFRLQDLEGMNPDVRLYPDFDQQLKEAMHRETELLFHTIVQEDRSLLELLTADYTFVNERLARHYGIPGVTGTDFRRVEIAEPERRGVLGHGSILTLTSHASRTSPVLRGKWVMEVLLGTPPPPPPPDVSDLEATPEAEEGRLLTVRERLEMHRASPACRSCHRVIDPIGLALEYFDGTGARRIKDSGMPIDAQGELYDGTPVTSAADLRSALLARPVPLVRAFTENLFAYALGRRVEYYDMPTVRSIARQAAEQDHRMSAFILGVVNSPAFRLKGTEAVVDDMEAESQGSQED
- a CDS encoding NADPH:quinone reductase, whose protein sequence is MRAAWYTKLGSAADVLEVGEREMPVPGPGEVRVRVRTSGINPVDVKRRAGGRGALDSTLVVPHFDGAGVIDQVGDGVDAGRLGNRVWIYEAQWGGNLGTAAEFATVPESRAVHLPANATFMDGACLGIPALTAHRCVYADGPVEGQTVLVTGGAGAVGAYAVQCARLGGARVLSTVSADEKVRIARAAGADVVINYREEDVPARVAELTEGEGVDRIVEVEMGGNLDASIAMLKANGVISAYASEGEPQPAVPFYTLLYKNLTVRFELVFLMPEEAKQKAVEDLTKWLTEGELKHTVAERFALENIVAAHEAVESGPLGKVLIDLGI
- a CDS encoding ferredoxin, giving the protein MVRIEVDHGLCVGNAMCVATAPGVFAHNENRQSTVVDAEGDPAALVLEAAANCPVSAIRVMDSETGRTMFPPEGRGRRVTGG